CCGATTGTGTCCCATTCGCGTATGCTGATTTTCATAAAGATTATTTAAAAGGGAAGGGACTTGCAATTGCATGTCCAAAGCTCGATTCGAACAAGCAGATCTATTTGGAAAAGCTAGTCTCGATGATCGATGATTCGCGTATCAAATCAATAAAAGTTTTGATCATGCAGGTTCCATGTTGTTCCGGTTTAGCGAACCTCGCGCAACAATCAGTCGATTCAGCAGTAAGAAAAATCCCGATAAACTTTGTCGTCTTCGGAATTAACGGAAATGTACTTGAAGAGGGGAGATTGAATTGATTTTTGGGTAACGATTTGCATACTAAATACAAATAAAAAATATGGTACATACCGAGCAATTCATTTTTGCTAATTCAATTTGTTTGCTGAGGTCGAATCGAGTTTTGAATGTCGGGGGAATCTTCAAATTTTGGGAATATGGAGTAACGTGGGTGTGCTTGACAAAATATAGCCGAAAACTTAACATTATCTTTTGTAAGGTTATAACAAAAGGAATGGAGTTTCTTAAACAGGGTATCAAACTATACGAGCAGAAAATCAAACTTGTGCGACTTTGTCGTAGAACGACAACTTAAATACTTACACAAACAGGCAAAGCGTTTTGGTTTTACTCTTTCTCCTCAATTACAGGAATGAGTTCATTAGCATTGGCTTGTTAGTGGCTTTCACTATTGTTCCTCCAAAGTTATTGACAAACCAAGTTTCATAAACTTTACATCGGGAATAACTTTTAAAGCAAATTCAAGTTGAATATCTTTTCGTTCGGCGACAATCAATCCTTTCACTTTTTGCCCATCTTTACATAGTTCTTCTTTAGTCCAACCCATATAACGTAAAATTTGTCCAATGGTTTTATCCGTCGCTTGACGCTTTATTTCTATAACAACAAAATTTCCTTTGTCATCTATACAAAGCATATCCATTATTCCAACAGTTTGCGTATCATATTGCCCATTCTTAGAAATTTGCTCTTCTTCATCAAAATATTTTAATGTTGGGAAAAGACGATTAAAATTTCTGTGCAATAGACTTTGATAGTGCTGAACTTCCAGAGCTTCAAATTGCTGTTCTTCGACAACCTCTGATTCTGCCGTTGTTAAATTTGATTGCCCATTATCTTTTGGAAAAGCGTGATATAGTAATCGAGCGTATTCAAAATTCTCAAACTGCCTATGACTTAATTCTTCCAATCTATCTTTTATTTTAAAGAGTTTATAATTGAATTCGAGATAGAGAGCAAATCCAGTATTTTCAGTTTCCGCTCCACTTGAAAGTATTTCATAAAGAAAATGGTCTTGATCATTAAAGATTGGTAAGAATACTTCTGGGAAATAAATACTCAACATTTTTGGCAAAACAGTTCTGCCAGTTTTAAAGCCATTTATTTCTTTTGATAGATTTACAAGAGTGTTGATTTGTAGAGTAACTGTTCCATCGGCATTATATACGTTAGCAGGATCTATTGATATAATTTTTTGAAGAAGTGATTTGATTTTTCTAAAATCTGATTCATAACCATATTTATACTTTGAACCACCTTTAATACTACCAAGACTTCTTGTTCCCCATTCAAGGTCATATGCAAGACAGCCTTGCTTTTTACCAAGTCCAGCAAAGTAATCTTCTTTTGTCAGATTATCGATTTTTTCTTTACTATGAATTAGTCGGAATTCATTTCTAAGATTAATTACTTCATTAATATTTTGTTCAGTCCAAACAAAGCTGTCCAATTTTTGAATGATTTTTTCTATTGATTCATCATTGATTACCATTATATCTCCATATTTAGCTTAGCCACTAACGGTGTGTTATGTTAAATCGCGACCCACCAAAAAGAAGGTGGGTAAACATACCGTTTGAGTTCTCTCTAATTTAGTTATTTATTTTCTTTAATTAAAAGTTATACAACCTGTTATTCGTCGTCCTTTTTATCCGCATTTAGCGGAGCGACAATTAATGTATTCGTTATCAATGAACCGGGCCGCATTCTTGCTTGACGCAATAAAATAAATATTCGGACTTGCCGATTTTGCACGCCGTTAGCCGCGGTCACCGGTTCTTAAGCTGCTTTACCTGTTCGACAGGCATTCTTATTTATTTCGTATACTTCTTCTTTCTGAGTAATTGCATGTACTTTCATCATTAACTTACGAGCTACTGCTACTATCGCCTTCTGTTTGCATCCACTGCTTCGGTACACTCTTTCAAACTTATTTAACAAACTTCCATCTTTTCTTACTGCTACCCATGCTAATTGTATTATTATTGATCTTAGTTGTCTGCTTCCAATTAGTCCAGTTCTGCTTCTTATTGTTGCGTCTCCGCTGCTTTGCTCTCCGGGGGTTAATCCTAAATAATGAGTAAGCTTTTCTCCTCGTTCAAATCTACTTTTAATGTCAAATAAATACACAACTAATCTTACTGCACTTACTATTCCGATTCCATTGATTTGGTTTATCCGAATTACTTTTTCCCGCAATTCTTCATCTTCTCCGATCTCTTTGATTCTTTTCTCTGTATCCTTGATCTGTTCTTTTACGAACTCATATTCTTTTATCAGCACTTCGAACTTTCGATTAAATATATCTTCTTGAAAACGAACCAGCTTCAACTTTTCAATGAACTCTTTATTCCACTTTGCCCATTTCAGTTCATGGTTCTTACATTCGAGTATACATCTGATTTGACG
This sequence is a window from Ignavibacteria bacterium. Protein-coding genes within it:
- a CDS encoding IS110 family transposase; this encodes MKVSENSVSFFDKKEIYIGIDVHKKRWVVTVRTYDLELKTFSMHPYAEELENFLVSNYKGANYHIVYECCFSGFWIYDYFHERGYKIIVTPTNRIYRDGSIVKTDKIDSRKLAFQHSRGLLREVKVPTMKIREYRSIFRIYDKEKMREGQILRQIRCILECKNHELKWAKWNKEFIEKLKLVRFQEDIFNRKFEVLIKEYEFVKEQIKDTEKRIKEIGEDEELREKVIRINQINGIGIVSAVRLVVYLFDIKSRFERGEKLTHYLGLTPGEQSSGDATIRSRTGLIGSRQLRSIIIQLAWVAVRKDGSLLNKFERVYRSSGCKQKAIVAVARKLMMKVHAITQKEEVYEINKNACRTGKAA
- a CDS encoding DUF91 domain-containing protein — its product is MVINDESIEKIIQKLDSFVWTEQNINEVINLRNEFRLIHSKEKIDNLTKEDYFAGLGKKQGCLAYDLEWGTRSLGSIKGGSKYKYGYESDFRKIKSLLQKIISIDPANVYNADGTVTLQINTLVNLSKEINGFKTGRTVLPKMLSIYFPEVFLPIFNDQDHFLYEILSSGAETENTGFALYLEFNYKLFKIKDRLEELSHRQFENFEYARLLYHAFPKDNGQSNLTTAESEVVEEQQFEALEVQHYQSLLHRNFNRLFPTLKYFDEEEQISKNGQYDTQTVGIMDMLCIDDKGNFVVIEIKRQATDKTIGQILRYMGWTKEELCKDGQKVKGLIVAERKDIQLEFALKVIPDVKFMKLGLSITLEEQ